The following proteins are encoded in a genomic region of Neovison vison isolate M4711 chromosome 12, ASM_NN_V1, whole genome shotgun sequence:
- the LOC122890989 gene encoding olfactory receptor 6C2-like, which translates to MGNHSAATMFILLGFTNDPQLETFIFIFLFISYMLSVIGNLTIISLILVDSHLKTAMYFFLQNFSFLEISFTTACVPPYLYAISSGDRTITIKACFSQIFFIVLFAATDFFLLAVMSYDRYVAICKPLYYVTIMDSRVCRNLILCCWVSGLLIILPPLGLSVHLDFCDSVIDHFYCDASPLLKNSCSDTWSIEQLVIVCAVLTFIMTLVCIVLSYIYIVRTILRLPSVQQRKKAFSTCSSHMIVVSITYGSCIFIYVKPSAKDEVAINKAVSVLAVSVAPLLNPFIYTLRNKQVKQSFHDILKRLAFLSQKY; encoded by the coding sequence ATGGGAAACCATTCAGCAGCAACCATGTTCATCTTACTGGGTTTCACAAATGACCCACAGCtagagacttttatttttatctttctgtttatCTCATATATGTTAAGCGTAATTGGGAATCTGACCATAATTTCTCTCATCTTGGTGGATTCTCATTTAAAAAcagctatgtatttttttcttcaaaatttctctttcttagaaATCTCATTCACAACCGCCTGTGTCCCCCCATACCTGTATGCCATATCAAGTGGGGACAGAACCATCACCATCAAGGCTTGCTTCAGCCAAATCTTTTTTATTGTCCTCTTTGCAgctacagatttttttctcttggctGTGATGTCTTACGACCGCTACGTGGCCATCTGCAAACCCCTGTATTACGTGACCATCATGGACAGCAGAGTTTGCAGGAATCTTATCCTCTGTTGTTGGGTATCTGGCTTATTGATTATCCTTCCACCCCTTGGTTTGAGTGTCCATTTGGATTTCTGTGACTCTGTTATTGACCATTTTTATTGTGATGCTTCTCCATTACTGAAGAATTCATGTTCAGATACTTGGTCTATAGAGCAGCTGGTTATAGTCTGTGCTGTTTTGACCTTCATAATGACCCTCGTGTGTATAGTTCTGTCATACATATACATCGTTAGGACAATTCTAAGATTACCCTCTGTCCAGCAGAGGAAAAAAGCCTTTTCCACCTGTTCTTCCCACATGATTGTGGTTTCCATCACGTATGGCAGCtgcatatttatttatgtcaAGCCTTCAGCTAAGGATGAAGTGGCCATTAATAAGGCAGTTTCTGTACTTGCTGTATCTGTTGCCCCTTTGTTGAACCCTTTCATTTATACCCTGAGAAATAAACAAGTAAAGCAGTCTTTCCATGACATCCTTAAAAGACTTGCATTTCTTTCACAGAAATATTAG